One genomic window of Salvia miltiorrhiza cultivar Shanhuang (shh) chromosome 4, IMPLAD_Smil_shh, whole genome shotgun sequence includes the following:
- the LOC131022296 gene encoding dolichol-phosphate mannosyltransferase subunit 1-like — MEAKAEGNKYSIIVPTFNERLNIALIVYLIFKHLPNVNFEIIVVDDGSPDGTQEIVKQLQEVYGEDRILLRPSPKKLGLVTAYVHGLKHATGNFVVIMDADLSHHPKYLPSFIKKQMETSASIVTGTRYVKGGGVHGWNLMRKLTSRGANVLAQTFLWPGVSDLTGLFSYYTTTIIISSPYSDTKLKFCSELLL; from the exons ATGGAAGCCAAAGCGGAGGGGAACAAGTATAGCATAATCGTTCCCACTTTCAACGAGCGCCTCAACATCGCTCTGATTGTTTACCTCATCTTCAAGCATCTCCC GAATGTAAATTTTGAGATCATAGTGGTGGATGATGGGAGTCCTGATGGAACTCAGGAAATTGTCAAACAGCTGCAGGAAGTATATGGAGAAGATCGTATC TTGTTGAGACCTAGTCCAAAGAAGCTTGGCTTAG TGACGGCCTACGTTCACGGTTTGAAACACGCAACTGGAAATTTTGTTGTCATAATGGATGCAGACTTATCACACCAT CCAAAATACCTTCCAAGCTTTATCAA GAAACAAATGGAGACAAGTGCGAGCATAGTTACTGGGACTCGGTATGTAAAAGGTGGTGGGGTTCATGGCTGGAACCTGATGCGCAAATTGACGAGCAGAGGAGCCAATGTCCTTGCACAAACATTTCTATGGCCAGGTGTATCCGACCTGACCGGATTATTCAGTTATTATACAACAACAATAATTATTAGTTCCCCCTATTCAGATACCAAACTAAAGTTTTGTTCTGAACTTTTGTTGTGA